The genome window GTCGGCGGCCGCGGCGGGCTTGAGCACAATACCGCCGGGCAGGGGCTCATAGGCAATACGCAACGGGTCGAAGAGCAGGTGCAGCACTTGGCCCAGGGGTTGGCCAGTAGCCTGAATTGATACCCGGCGGCCGGCCCCAATCAGCTGGCGGCTGTACTGAAACCGAACGTTGGTTTGGCTTTCAATTTTGGTCAGGACCGCGTGCATGGTCTCGTCCTGGGCCTGCAGGGTGATGGGCTGCTCCAGGTACTGCTGGGCGGCGGAGGGTAGGGCCGCGGCGGTGGCCAGGCTGCTGAGCGCCGCAATGCACAAGGGCTGCAACAGCGCCGCCCGCTTCAGCAGATGCGGGGAAGGAAAGTGTAGGGGATTTTTCATGCGGAAGGTGGGAATGGATGGAAAGCTCACGGCTGGTAAGGCAGTTCGCGCGGGGCGAGAGGCGCGGCAGACCGGTTTTTCGCTAGAGCAACCGGATGGGACTTGCCGCACCCGCGGAGAGCAGGGGCAAGAGAAGCGCTAGTAACTCATAGGCAGCAGGTAGGGTGACGAAGTGAGGTTCTAAAAAAAGCTAGTGACCGGAGCAGCCGGGGCTGCGAAATACCAGATGGGTTGCCGATTTCTCGTAGCTGGCGCCCAGGGTTTTGCAGAGCACATCCAGCTTGCCGTACAGGGATTCGTTCTGCAGGTTCAGGGTGACGGTGCAGGCTGCCAGGGCCTGAGCATCGTACTCGATGTCAACACCATAGGCTTTTTCCAGGGCCGCCAATACCTCCGGCACCGGCCGGTCGTCGAAGGCAAACGACTGGGCCGCCAGCTGCACGGGTTGGGCGACTAACTCGCGCTGCAACTCGTGGCGGGCCGGCGAGTACACGGCCTGCTGATTGGGCAGCACCACAACCCCCACCGGCTCCGTGGCCGCGGCGTTGGCCGGGCTCAGGGGGCGCACCTGCACCCGGCCCGTGCGCACTTTCACGACTACTGGCCCCCGGCCGGCCGGGGCCTTAACCAGAAAGCTGGTACCCAGCACGGTAGTCACTACCTCGTTGGTGTACACGCGGAATGGGTGCGCCTTATCGTGGGCAATACGGAAGAAGGCCTCTCCTACCAAGTATACGGTGCGGTGCTGGCTGGCAAAGCGGCGCGGATACTTCAGCTGCCCTCCTGCTGACACCCGCACGCGGCTACCATCGGAGAGCTGCACAAGCTGGGGCTGCGCCGTGGTGTTGCGGTAGGTTTGCCAGCCGGTAGCGGGGCGCGGTGTGATGGTAGCTACGCTCACCTCGGCCGGGGCAGTGGCCGGCTGCCGGAGCTGCTGGGCCCCTACCCCCAGCCCCAAGGCCAGGGCGGCCGCCGCAGCCCAGCGCCACCGGCCCGCGTACCAGGGCCCAGCCGCCGGCGGACTTACATCTTCCGCGTCGAGGGTTTGGTTTTCAATGCGTTGCCACAGCGAGGCCCGCAGCGCCTGGCGCTCAGTGGGCGTGAGCGTAAGTGGGGGCTGCTCGTGGCCCAACAGGTCATACCAGTGTTCTACTACCCGTTTTTCTTCGGGCGTGCACTCGCCTTGCTGGTACCGCTGTAAGAGGTTGAGTAAGTCGGGGTGTTTCATGGCCTTGCAGCGAAAGACAGGAGGGCGGGCTATTGGTACAGTCGATTAACTGGCCTAACACCCTAGCCGCCCTCCAGAAAAAAATTCATAAAAAAACCGGCAGCCACCCTGGCACCGGAATAGCATCAGCTATAACTATCTGAAATTAAGGTAATTAACCTACCACAACCACACGAGCACCAGGGCCAGAAAATCGCGCAGGCTTACGCGTAGCACCCGGAGGGCGCGGGTTAGGTGGTACTCCACAGTTTTGCGCGAGAGGTTCAGGTGTTCCGCAATTTCCGGCACCGATTGGTGCTCCAGCCGGCTTAGGCGGAACACCTCGCGGGTGTGCTCCGGCAGGCGCGTCAGGCTGGAGAGCAGGGCCAGGGACAGGTCGTCGGCGGCCACGGTTTCTTCGGTACTGTGGTCCTCGGTGGTTACGTGCTGGCGGGAGTGGGTCAGGTAGCTGGCCTGGGTCAGGCGGGCTTTCAGTAGGTCGATTACCCGATATTTCACGGCCCGCAGTAGGTAGCTTTTCAGGGTCTGGATTTGCTGGGTACTGCGCCGCTGCCAGAGGGTAGTGAACAAGTCCTGCACCAGTTCCTCGGCCGCTTCCCGGGAGTGCAGCTTGCGGTAAGCCACGCCTAGCAGCAGCTCCCAGTACCGCTCGTATATCTCGGCAAAGGCCCGGCTGTCGTCGTTGCCCAGAGCCCGCACCAAGGCCTCGTCGGACCAAGCGGCGTACAGGTGGTGGCGCTGGGGAGAGGATGACGGCAACGACGGCATGGACAGGGCAGAAAGCCTAACTTATCATTCTTACCAAGAACCTCCAAGCGGAACCTCTCGCCTGGAAGTGCAGAGTGCGCCCCTACCCAGGCCGAGGGCCCTAAGCTGAAAGCTGCTCCGTAGCATACGCAGAAGCGCACTAATTGGGGCTAGGTTCGCGGCCTTGCCGGCGCTACTTTGCGGCTGTTCGACCTACGTAGTATTGCCTTGGATCTTTCTTCCGCCGCTTCCGCGCCCCAAAAGCTTCTGTTCGTCTGCAGCCAGAACCGCTGGCGCAGCCTTACCGCCGAGCGACTTTTTGACCACCACCCGCACTACGAGGCCCGCTCAGCCGGCACGGAGCCGGGAGCCCGGGTGCGCGTTACGGCCGGGCACCTGGGCTGGGCCGATGTGGTGCTGGTGATGGAGCGCAAGCACACCGAAATTCTGCAGCAGAAGTTCGGTGAGGAGCTGGCGGGCAAGCGCATCATCAACCTGCGCATCCCCGATAAATTTCAGTTCATGGACCATATTCTGCTGGATTTGCTGCGGGAGCGGCTGCGCGAGCAGCTGGGCCCGGAGGTACCGTAGCCTTCCGAGGCCCGCGGGCACAACCTGGCCGCCAGCCGCTCGTTTAGCGGCTCATGCAGTATTTCA of Hymenobacter sublimis contains these proteins:
- a CDS encoding FecR family protein; the protein is MKHPDLLNLLQRYQQGECTPEEKRVVEHWYDLLGHEQPPLTLTPTERQALRASLWQRIENQTLDAEDVSPPAAGPWYAGRWRWAAAAALALGLGVGAQQLRQPATAPAEVSVATITPRPATGWQTYRNTTAQPQLVQLSDGSRVRVSAGGQLKYPRRFASQHRTVYLVGEAFFRIAHDKAHPFRVYTNEVVTTVLGTSFLVKAPAGRGPVVVKVRTGRVQVRPLSPANAAATEPVGVVVLPNQQAVYSPARHELQRELVAQPVQLAAQSFAFDDRPVPEVLAALEKAYGVDIEYDAQALAACTVTLNLQNESLYGKLDVLCKTLGASYEKSATHLVFRSPGCSGH
- a CDS encoding RNA polymerase sigma factor — its product is MPSLPSSSPQRHHLYAAWSDEALVRALGNDDSRAFAEIYERYWELLLGVAYRKLHSREAAEELVQDLFTTLWQRRSTQQIQTLKSYLLRAVKYRVIDLLKARLTQASYLTHSRQHVTTEDHSTEETVAADDLSLALLSSLTRLPEHTREVFRLSRLEHQSVPEIAEHLNLSRKTVEYHLTRALRVLRVSLRDFLALVLVWLW
- a CDS encoding low molecular weight protein tyrosine phosphatase family protein — encoded protein: MDLSSAASAPQKLLFVCSQNRWRSLTAERLFDHHPHYEARSAGTEPGARVRVTAGHLGWADVVLVMERKHTEILQQKFGEELAGKRIINLRIPDKFQFMDHILLDLLRERLREQLGPEVP